From Streptomyces cyaneogriseus subsp. noncyanogenus, the proteins below share one genomic window:
- a CDS encoding formimidoylglutamate deiminase, which translates to MTRTPTPTQTYWLEHAWLGTLPPAPGSGPAAGTPVEPGVLLGIADGRITTVRTGVTAPPPGAEPLRGLTLPGLANAHSHAFHRALRATAQAGSGTFWTWREVMYSVADRLTPDSYHALARAVYAEMALAGITAVGEFHYLHHAPGGTPYADPNAMGEALIEAAAEAGIRITLLDTCYLSAGFGQPPNAHQLRFSDGTAEAWAERCSLLKERDHARIGAAVHSVRAVPAGQLATVARWAEARRAPLHVHLSEQTAENDACHQAHGRTPARLLADHGVLGPRTTGVHNTHLTDEDIALIGSTGTGTCMCPTTERDLADGTGPAVALQRAGSPLSLGSDSHAVIDLLEEARALELNERLRSRTRGHWTAEALLRAATADGHAALGWDDTGTIEPGARADLTTLALDSVRTAGPPPRLGAETAVFAATAADVRHTVVAGRHVVRDGAHTLVPDVPRALARAVEALRP; encoded by the coding sequence GTGACGCGGACGCCCACGCCCACGCAGACGTACTGGCTGGAGCACGCCTGGCTCGGCACCCTCCCCCCGGCGCCCGGCTCGGGCCCGGCCGCGGGGACCCCCGTCGAGCCTGGCGTGCTCCTCGGCATCGCGGACGGCCGGATCACCACCGTCCGCACCGGCGTCACCGCACCGCCGCCCGGTGCCGAGCCGCTGCGCGGCCTGACCCTCCCCGGCCTGGCCAACGCCCACAGCCACGCCTTCCACCGCGCCCTGCGCGCCACCGCCCAGGCCGGCTCCGGGACCTTCTGGACCTGGCGCGAGGTCATGTACTCCGTCGCCGACCGGCTGACCCCCGACTCGTACCACGCCCTCGCGCGGGCGGTGTACGCCGAGATGGCCCTGGCCGGCATCACCGCCGTCGGCGAGTTCCACTACCTCCACCACGCCCCCGGCGGCACCCCCTACGCCGACCCCAACGCGATGGGCGAGGCGCTCATCGAGGCCGCCGCCGAAGCCGGCATCCGCATCACCCTCCTCGACACCTGCTACCTCTCCGCCGGCTTCGGGCAGCCCCCCAACGCCCACCAGCTCCGCTTCTCCGACGGGACCGCGGAAGCCTGGGCGGAACGCTGTTCACTTCTCAAGGAACGGGATCACGCACGGATCGGGGCGGCCGTGCACTCCGTACGGGCCGTGCCCGCCGGCCAACTGGCGACCGTGGCGCGGTGGGCCGAGGCGCGGCGGGCCCCGCTCCACGTGCACCTGTCCGAGCAGACCGCCGAGAACGACGCCTGCCACCAAGCCCACGGCCGCACCCCGGCGCGGCTCCTCGCCGACCACGGCGTGCTCGGCCCCCGCACCACCGGCGTCCACAACACGCACCTCACCGACGAGGACATCGCACTGATCGGCTCCACCGGCACCGGCACCTGCATGTGCCCCACCACCGAGCGGGACCTCGCCGACGGCACCGGCCCCGCCGTCGCCCTCCAGCGGGCCGGGTCGCCGCTCTCCCTGGGCTCCGACAGCCACGCCGTGATCGACCTGCTGGAGGAGGCGCGCGCCCTGGAGCTGAACGAGCGCCTGCGCAGCCGCACCCGCGGCCACTGGACGGCCGAAGCGCTGCTGCGCGCGGCCACCGCCGACGGCCACGCCGCCCTCGGCTGGGACGACACGGGCACCATCGAGCCGGGCGCCCGCGCCGACCTGACCACCCTCGCGCTGGACTCGGTCAGGACAGCGGGGCCGCCCCCGCGGCTCGGCGCCGAGACGGCCGTATTCGCGGCGACGGCAGCGGACGTGCGGCACACCGTCGTCGCGGGCCGGCACGTCGTACGCGACGGGGCGCACACCCTCGTACCCGACGTGCCACGTGCCCTCGCGCGGGCCGTCGAGGCCCTGCGCCCCTGA
- a CDS encoding allantoate amidohydrolase, which yields MSFHSMWAELLPVGRSSASGGYRRFAWTPADGECRAWFEQQARDRGLAYELDRNGNQWAWLGDPAGGDAVVTGSHLDSVPDGGAFDGPLGVVSAFAALDELRDRGAQFARPVGIVNFGDEEGARFGLACVGSRLTAGELTPAQAHRLTDGDGVTLPRAMEAAGHDPDAIGADPERLARIGAFVELHVEQGRALDLSGDRIGIASAIWPHGRWRFDFRGAANHAGTTRLTDRRDPMLGYAETVLAARREARLAGAVATFGKIAVEPNGVNAIPSLVRGWLDSRAADQETLDTVVTGIEKAAREHAAAHGVGLDVVRESFTPVVEFDHALRDELARILGKDTGLRVPVLGTGAGHDAGILSARVPTAMLFVRNPTGVSHSPAEFAAEDDCVAGVLALADVLEGLACT from the coding sequence GTGAGCTTCCACAGCATGTGGGCGGAGCTGCTGCCGGTCGGCCGCAGCTCCGCCTCCGGCGGCTACCGCCGCTTCGCCTGGACGCCCGCCGACGGCGAGTGCCGGGCCTGGTTCGAGCAGCAGGCCCGCGACCGCGGCCTCGCCTACGAGCTGGACCGCAACGGCAACCAGTGGGCCTGGCTCGGCGACCCGGCCGGCGGCGACGCCGTCGTCACCGGGTCCCACCTGGACTCCGTACCCGACGGCGGCGCCTTCGACGGGCCCCTCGGCGTGGTGTCCGCCTTCGCGGCCCTGGACGAACTGCGCGACAGGGGAGCGCAGTTCGCCAGGCCGGTCGGCATCGTCAACTTCGGCGACGAGGAGGGCGCCCGGTTCGGGCTCGCCTGCGTCGGCTCCCGGCTCACCGCCGGGGAACTCACCCCCGCGCAGGCGCACCGGCTGACCGACGGCGACGGCGTCACCCTCCCGCGCGCGATGGAGGCCGCCGGACACGACCCCGACGCCATCGGGGCCGACCCCGAACGCCTCGCCCGCATCGGCGCCTTCGTCGAACTCCACGTCGAGCAGGGCCGCGCCCTGGACCTGTCCGGCGACCGGATAGGCATCGCCAGCGCCATCTGGCCGCACGGACGCTGGCGGTTCGACTTCCGCGGCGCGGCCAACCACGCCGGGACCACCCGCCTCACCGACCGGCGCGACCCCATGCTCGGTTACGCCGAGACCGTCCTCGCCGCCCGCCGTGAGGCACGCCTGGCCGGAGCCGTCGCCACCTTCGGGAAGATCGCCGTCGAGCCCAACGGCGTCAACGCCATCCCCTCCCTGGTGCGCGGCTGGCTCGACTCCCGCGCCGCCGACCAGGAGACCCTGGACACCGTCGTCACCGGGATAGAGAAGGCCGCCCGCGAGCACGCCGCCGCCCACGGTGTCGGCCTGGACGTCGTCCGCGAGTCGTTCACCCCCGTCGTCGAGTTCGACCACGCGCTGCGCGACGAGCTCGCCCGCATCCTGGGCAAGGACACCGGCCTCAGGGTCCCCGTCCTCGGCACCGGCGCCGGACACGACGCCGGAATCCTCTCCGCACGCGTCCCGACCGCCATGCTGTTCGTGCGCAACCCCACCGGGGTCTCGCACTCCCCGGCCGAGTTCGCCGCCGAGGACGACTGTGTGGCCGGGGTCCTCGCCCTCGCCGACGTACTGGAAGGACTGGCCTGCACGTGA
- the hutU gene encoding urocanate hydratase, translating to MSGTRPPVSHHRPGTGSYGPPPGGVRAPRGTRPSALGWQQEAALRMLQNNLDPEVAEHPDKLVVYGGTGKAARDWRSFDAMVRTLKSLKQDETMLVQSGRPVGVMQTHEWAPRVLIANSNLVGDWATWEEFRRLEALGLTMYGQMTAGSWIYIGTQGILQGTYETFAAVAAKRFGGTLAGTITLTAGLGGMGGAQPLAVTMNDGVVLCVDCDPRAIDRRIEHRYLDVRADSLDHALRLAVEARDARRPLSVGVLGNAAEIVPQLLAMGAPIDIVTDQTSAHDPLSYLPLGVAFEDMADAAAKDPAGFTTRARESMARHVEAMVGFQDAGAEVFDYGNSIRGEARLAGYDRAFAFPGFVPAYIRPLFCEGKGPFRWAALSGDPADIAKTDKAVLDLFPENESLARWIRMAGEKVHFQGLPARICWLGYGERDKAGERFNDMVASGELAAPVVIGRDHLDCGSVASPYRETEAMLDGSDAIADWPLLNAMVNVASGASWVSIHHGGGVGMGRSIHAGQVTVADGTALAGEKIRRVLTNDPGMGVIRHVDAGYDIADSVARERGVRVPMREGDDA from the coding sequence ATGTCAGGAACCCGCCCGCCCGTCTCGCACCACCGCCCCGGCACGGGCTCCTACGGGCCGCCCCCCGGCGGGGTCCGGGCGCCGCGCGGCACGCGGCCGAGCGCCCTGGGCTGGCAGCAGGAGGCCGCCCTGCGGATGTTGCAGAACAACCTCGACCCGGAGGTCGCCGAGCACCCCGACAAGCTCGTCGTCTACGGCGGCACCGGCAAGGCGGCCCGCGACTGGCGCTCCTTCGACGCCATGGTCCGCACGCTGAAGAGCCTCAAGCAGGACGAGACGATGCTCGTCCAGTCCGGCCGCCCGGTCGGTGTCATGCAGACCCACGAATGGGCCCCGCGGGTCCTCATCGCCAACTCCAATCTGGTGGGCGACTGGGCCACCTGGGAGGAGTTCCGCCGCCTGGAGGCCCTCGGCCTGACCATGTACGGCCAGATGACGGCCGGCTCGTGGATCTACATCGGCACCCAGGGCATCCTCCAGGGCACCTACGAGACCTTCGCCGCCGTCGCCGCCAAGAGGTTCGGCGGCACGCTCGCCGGGACCATCACCCTCACCGCCGGCCTCGGCGGCATGGGCGGCGCCCAGCCCCTGGCCGTGACGATGAACGACGGCGTCGTCCTCTGCGTCGACTGCGACCCCCGCGCCATCGACCGCCGCATCGAGCACCGCTACCTCGACGTCCGGGCCGACTCCCTCGACCACGCCCTCCGCCTCGCCGTCGAGGCCCGCGACGCCCGCCGCCCGCTGTCCGTCGGCGTCCTCGGCAACGCCGCCGAGATCGTCCCGCAACTGCTGGCCATGGGCGCCCCCATCGACATCGTCACCGACCAGACCTCGGCCCACGACCCGCTGTCCTACCTGCCGCTCGGCGTCGCCTTCGAGGACATGGCCGACGCCGCCGCCAAGGACCCGGCCGGCTTCACCACCCGCGCCCGCGAGTCCATGGCCCGCCACGTCGAGGCCATGGTCGGCTTCCAGGACGCCGGCGCCGAGGTCTTCGACTACGGCAACTCCATCCGCGGCGAGGCCCGGCTCGCCGGATACGACCGGGCCTTCGCCTTCCCCGGCTTCGTCCCCGCCTACATCCGCCCCCTGTTCTGCGAGGGCAAGGGCCCCTTCCGCTGGGCCGCCCTGTCCGGCGACCCCGCCGACATCGCCAAGACCGACAAGGCCGTCCTCGACCTCTTCCCGGAGAACGAGTCCCTCGCCCGCTGGATCAGGATGGCCGGCGAGAAGGTCCACTTCCAGGGCCTGCCCGCCCGGATCTGCTGGCTCGGCTACGGCGAGCGCGACAAGGCCGGCGAGCGCTTCAACGACATGGTCGCGAGCGGTGAACTGGCCGCGCCCGTCGTCATCGGCCGCGACCACCTCGACTGCGGCTCCGTCGCCTCCCCCTACCGCGAGACCGAGGCCATGCTCGACGGCTCCGACGCCATCGCCGACTGGCCGCTGCTCAACGCCATGGTGAACGTGGCCTCCGGCGCCTCCTGGGTGTCGATCCACCACGGCGGCGGCGTCGGCATGGGCCGCTCGATCCATGCCGGACAGGTGACGGTGGCCGACGGCACCGCCCTGGCCGGGGAGAAGATCCGCCGCGTCCTCACCAACGACCCCGGCATGGGCGTCATCCGGCACGTCGACGCGGGATACGACATCGCGGACTCCGTCGCCCGGGAGCGGGGCGTCCGCGTCCCCATGCGCGAGGGTGACGACGCGTGA
- a CDS encoding diaminopimelate decarboxylase — MDTNIGHLDGTDGTEGTGAERAARRDAAVRAAVERGLLGPGAPLAGLLDVVGIRESAAALRAAFDAVVAPGTPVLHAFAVKAAPLVPVVRLLHALGLGAEVASPGELALARAAGVPPEHTVLDSPAKTPQELREALELGIAVNADNPQELERIDGLMRTTGSRSPLGVRVNPQVGGGSIEALSTATATSKFGVALRDEGAREWVVRAFLDRPWLTRLHTHTGSQGIPPALMAEGVAAAYALAEEINERAGRRQVDTVDIGGGLPVNFTSDETSPTYAAYARELRAAVPGLFDGRYGLVTEFGRSLLAKHGTLVARVEYAKSAGGRPVAVTHAGVQVATRTVYAPGAWPLRIAAYDAEGRPKDGPDVVQDVAGPACFAGDLLATGRALPLLRQGDYAAALDTGAYYFAHHYGYNSLARPGVYGFAPDGEGGVAFAVVRDPQPVQEIVAEAGGAHADALTSALAPRETRPARG, encoded by the coding sequence GTGGACACGAACATCGGACACCTGGACGGCACCGACGGCACCGAAGGCACGGGCGCCGAGCGGGCGGCCCGGCGGGACGCGGCGGTACGGGCGGCGGTGGAGCGGGGGCTGCTGGGGCCCGGGGCGCCCCTGGCCGGGCTGCTCGACGTCGTCGGCATCCGGGAGTCGGCGGCGGCGCTGCGGGCGGCGTTCGACGCGGTGGTGGCGCCGGGCACGCCGGTGCTGCACGCCTTCGCGGTGAAGGCCGCCCCGCTGGTGCCGGTGGTGCGGCTGCTGCACGCGCTGGGGCTGGGCGCGGAGGTGGCGAGCCCGGGCGAGCTGGCGCTGGCGCGGGCGGCGGGGGTGCCGCCGGAGCACACGGTCCTGGACTCGCCCGCCAAGACGCCGCAGGAGCTGCGCGAGGCGCTGGAGCTGGGCATCGCGGTGAACGCCGACAATCCGCAGGAGCTGGAGCGGATCGACGGCCTGATGCGGACCACCGGCAGCAGGTCCCCGCTGGGCGTCCGGGTCAACCCCCAGGTCGGCGGCGGCTCCATCGAGGCGCTGTCGACGGCGACGGCGACCTCCAAGTTCGGCGTGGCGCTGCGGGACGAGGGGGCCCGGGAGTGGGTGGTGCGGGCCTTCCTGGACCGGCCCTGGCTGACCCGGCTGCACACCCACACCGGCTCCCAGGGCATCCCGCCGGCGCTGATGGCCGAGGGCGTGGCGGCGGCGTACGCGCTCGCCGAGGAGATCAACGAGCGGGCCGGGCGGCGGCAGGTCGACACCGTCGACATCGGCGGCGGGCTGCCGGTGAACTTCACCTCCGACGAGACGTCACCGACGTACGCCGCGTACGCGCGGGAGCTGCGGGCGGCGGTGCCGGGCCTGTTCGACGGGCGGTACGGGCTGGTCACCGAGTTCGGGCGGTCGCTGCTGGCCAAGCACGGGACCCTGGTGGCGCGCGTGGAGTACGCCAAGAGCGCCGGGGGGCGTCCGGTCGCGGTCACGCACGCGGGGGTGCAGGTGGCGACGCGGACGGTGTACGCGCCGGGGGCGTGGCCGCTGCGGATCGCCGCGTACGACGCCGAGGGGCGGCCCAAGGACGGTCCGGACGTCGTGCAGGACGTGGCCGGTCCCGCCTGCTTCGCGGGGGACCTGCTCGCCACGGGACGGGCGCTGCCGCTGCTGCGCCAGGGCGACTACGCGGCGGCGCTGGACACGGGGGCGTACTACTTCGCGCACCACTACGGGTACAACTCGCTGGCCCGCCCCGGGGTGTACGGGTTCGCCCCGGACGGCGAGGGGGGCGTCGCCTTCGCGGTCGTGCGGGACCCGCAGCCGGTTCAGGAGATCGTGGCCGAGGCGGGAGGCGCCCACGCCGACGCCCTCACCTCCGCCCTCGCCCCGCGCGAGACCCGGCCCGCACGGGGCTGA
- a CDS encoding MurR/RpiR family transcriptional regulator, producing MSVTDSPAARLQALFEGHRLTPTQRRIAHSMVRRAADVPFLSSVELAELAGVSQPSVTRFAVALGFDGYPALRRHLREVAPAEPAAEAGTPNEYQQAVEAEIENLRHLAEVLADPRPVREAGRVLAASRPLPVLGLRAAASQAYGFAYFAAKVHPDVRPLHEGGTMLQDRIDGAVRAGATALLCFALPRHPREVVDTLAYAKEAGLTVVTVADSAFAPVAKVSDLLLPAAVGTGLVFDTACAPMLLGRVLLEAMCDDLPDAQARLEEFDAKAAARGLFVE from the coding sequence ACAGCATGGTGCGGCGCGCCGCCGACGTGCCGTTCCTGTCCAGCGTGGAGCTGGCCGAACTGGCCGGGGTCAGCCAGCCGTCCGTGACCCGCTTCGCCGTCGCCCTCGGCTTCGACGGCTACCCGGCGCTCCGCCGCCACCTGCGCGAGGTCGCGCCCGCCGAACCGGCCGCGGAGGCCGGCACGCCCAACGAGTACCAGCAGGCCGTCGAGGCCGAGATCGAGAACCTGCGCCATCTGGCGGAGGTGCTGGCCGACCCCCGGCCGGTGCGGGAGGCGGGCCGGGTGCTCGCCGCCTCCCGGCCCCTGCCGGTCCTCGGGCTGCGGGCGGCGGCCTCCCAGGCGTACGGCTTCGCGTACTTCGCCGCCAAGGTCCACCCGGACGTCCGCCCGCTGCACGAGGGCGGCACCATGCTCCAGGACCGCATCGACGGCGCCGTGCGCGCCGGGGCCACGGCCCTGCTGTGCTTCGCGCTGCCCCGGCACCCCCGCGAGGTCGTCGACACCCTCGCCTACGCCAAGGAGGCGGGGCTGACCGTCGTCACCGTCGCGGACTCGGCCTTCGCGCCGGTCGCCAAGGTGTCCGACCTGCTGCTGCCCGCCGCCGTCGGCACCGGGCTCGTCTTCGACACCGCCTGCGCGCCGATGCTGCTCGGCCGGGTCCTGCTGGAGGCGATGTGCGACGACCTGCCGGACGCCCAGGCGCGGCTGGAGGAGTTCGACGCGAAGGCGGCGGCGCGGGGGCTGTTCGTGGAGTGA